Within the Ananas comosus cultivar F153 linkage group 25, ASM154086v1, whole genome shotgun sequence genome, the region AAATGCTtcgatttgaattttgaaggttttgattttctttttcaaaaatcaaaattgttAATGCTTTTTCAGAAAGTTCTATAgcacttaattaatcaattctGGTACTTTAAGTTATATCctaaatttctttcttttctttttttttttttttcagaggcTAATATACTGTTTGTGGAGTCACCTTTTAATGTGGGATTTTCTTATACAAACACCAGCACAGATGTAGCACACCTCCTCAGTGATGAAGCAACTGGTGAGTAAACTTAAgagttatattattaattttcaaaccatttttttttaacatttttagtGTTATTTTGCACTAACTATTTCTTCTTAATTTGAACCCTTGGATTAAAGCAATCGATAACTACAATTTCCTTGCAAATTGGTTCAAGAAGTTCCCACAGTACAAATCCCACGATTTCTACATTGCAGGAGAAAGCTACGCAGGTAATtatacaatataaatattaagacCAAATTAAGTTTCCTATCAATGTGAtaagtttttttaattcaaCATTTTTGTGACATGTATATTTTGTTTCCAAGGACACTACATTCCTCAACTTGCTGAGAAAATCTTCGATGCGAACAAACACATATCAAAGGAGGATTACATCAATTTTAAAGGATTCATGGTAAAAATTtctcttaaatttgaattatctaACTCTTGAGTTTCGTTCGAGTCAGAAAGCGAATCATCTATAGCTGACTTAGCTAGCATATTATCATAACTTCCTGTTATGGCATTCAACATTTAGGTTGGTAACGGACTTATGGATGATCAAACGGATCAAAAGGGACTCGCGGAATACGCATGGGTTAACGGCATAATCCCCGACTGGGTGTATAGTGATGTGTTGGATTATTGCAACAATTTCGACAATGAATCCGACTCCCATTCCGTCGTGTGCTCCCTGGGCATGTCAGAGATCTACGATTGCTACAACCCCATAAACATTTACAACATTCATTCCCCCGTGTGCACAAACAATAATTCGTCCACCGCCGCGAACCGACGACCGCCGTCGAAGCCCGGATCTaataggagtttctttttcaaATACGTAAGTATTTAGATCGCGCTATTTTATTGTATATTTCTTGTAGCTAGGTTTGATTTTCGAAGCTTTTCGactttatacatatatacaaacaAATTGTACATGATATTTTGGGTCTCAAAAGTTCGTCATATCTTTTCGAAGAAGCTATCATTTCGAAAGGACGCAAATTacaacaaattttaataattctaCTCAAACAGCATTTTCCAAATAGCTGAGCCCACGAAACAAAAGCCACACGCATGAATCTCTCTATCTAAAGAAGCCCCTGCGTAATATTTTGCGATTGTTATGCCAGAGAGGACCGAGCAACAGACCGCGAGCAGGAGTGGATCCTTGTGATGACAGTTATACGGTAGCGTACCTAAATCGACCGGATGTACAAAAAGCACTACATGCGAATGTGACGAACATTCCGTATAGCTGGGATCTTTGCAAGTAAGCAAATGACTTGCTCTTTATGCATGCATTAATCTTCTCTATAATGATCTGGATGGCTTTTCGAAGAATTGATTGTCGCTTGCGAAGCCAAATTGTCATTTAGAGAATATGCTCTTCGATATTGAGTTGTGTATTTCTAGGGCTGTTTGTTTGATCTCTTCGTGTTATTTCGATCGACAGCAATGACTATCCAAACTGGCAAGTGGCACCGGCGTCGGTACTGCCCATTATTCGGAAGCTCGTAGGTGGAGGCATTCGAATTTGGGTTTACAGGTTTGGTTTTCTTAAAACTTGCAGATCTCAGCGAAGTTATCTTAGCTTAAATCCGAGAAACACCTGCCCAGTGAATCATGGTTTGGATCATTAAATGTACTACCGGTTATCTGCCCTCCATCTCATCTCAAACTTTATCAACCCCCTCTCGACATACATGGCGATGTGCTAACATTCTATGAATTCAAAGCGtttctgatttggattgttccattaaaattttgagacaGTATTGAGAAACAGATCATTGGTTGTCCCTGAGGTGATATCTAACAACACTAGAGAAGAGACTTGATAGAAAGATTACGTTTTGCGAAATTCTATGATTCTATCATCACTCTTTTCTCATTTTTGTTGAATCTTTTGTAGTGGAGTAGAGGATGGAAGAATCCCCGTCTCTTCGACGCGATACACGATGGAAAAACTCAATCTTACTATAACACAAGATTGGCAACCGTGGTACAGCAACAGTCAGGTTAAGCATCCTACCCTTGCTTCGAAACCTCAATATTAATTGAGAAGTAaatgaaattcaaattcgacATATTTTAGCACTTCAAAACAATGTTTTGAGTTGATCTAATGGCTTGAACTCGAGCTAATTTTGAAAATGTAGGTCGGAGGGTCGAATATTGTATACAAGGGCGGTTTGACGCACGTGACGGTGCGCGACGCCGGCCACATGGTCCCGATGGATTCTCCGACCGTTGCGCGGAAGCTCTTCGCACACTTCCTCGCAAACAAACAGTTGCCTGCAAATCCTCCAAATTAACATATTTTAGCCCGATCAAAGCTAGTTGGGTATTTTTAGGTGCCTATGTTAAAGTTTGTTTCATAAACCATTTATGATCTTTGTTAGGTTTATTCATTTCCGATTTGCGTTGGAGAGTTACCATTGAATGATCATCAATGCTCTACTATAAACTATCTTACATTTGATTTATCTCCATATATATTTGTCAATAGAACACATATCTCAGCTACATTGTTTCATATTATACAACCATGCATGGTCCCCTTAAAGCCTCAACCAAACAAGAAAAGTACCCTCAAAAAACTCCAATTGCACAGATCAAATTATGTCTTTTCTGAGCCAAAAATGTTTACCACCCCAAAAGATAAAGAATTTAAGGTCGAAAACATAATACCACAATTAAAACTTATCCCTGTGAaggtaaagaaaagaaagaatgatGCACATGATTCTCACACAATAAATAACTCTCGTATCCTAGCATCCTAACGCCAATAATACAGAGTAGAGGACATCTTTTGTTATCTCAaactaaacaaaagaaaaacaacatatTGTACAAGCAACTCTCGAGAGCATTAAGAATCGGTGGAGGAAATAAAGAAGACCAACATTCATGCGATGAGAAAGATAAAGATCGTCGTTCCATTTTCTTCAAGGTTGTGGATGAAGATAATTGTACATTTGCTTCTTTCCAGAAGCGATTCTGATCAACTTATTTGTCAGTAGAAATAGATTAATCTTGAATAACACCTCCACAGAATCTCCAAGAACTATCGACTTGCCTTTTGAGTGTATACTGCACTCTGTATGAACTGCAgttaaagaagaaacaaaaagttCAATATAAATAGAATATTGTTTTATTTAAGGATGATATACAAAAGATCGGTTCTGGATAAGACCTGTAGTAACTTGGATGTTTTGGCTGAGACTCCTCAACAAGCTCTGCGGCTTCCTCAATGACAGCCTCAATCTCGGCCATCTCACAATCGCCTCCGTCTGATAAAATTTCAGCGCGTAGGATAGAAAGCTGCAGCAAAACGAACTTCCAAAAgctgttttgagcttttgctgAATTCGCCAATTCTTGCCACTGCCCACgtgaagaaaaaacaaaatcaacACTGAAAAAAGACTACTCAGGAGTGCCACTAGAGCAAGGACCTAGAGCTTCTGCCGAAGTGATGTCTGAAGAAGCACAATTAGCCTTTTCATTAAAGTATCCCCTACAACTTCCCAATAAATTAGAAGCAGCAGGTCCAAACTAGACCAGCTTTCGGAGTGTAGAAACTTATTTCAGCTTCCCACCacagcaaaagcttcaaatttttaattatcaaatgCTTGACTGTCGCCTCAGAGAAGTGTATAAACCTTTCTTTTTACCTTGAAGAGCATTGATTCATCAAGAACCCCAGAGAGTGTCTCAACTTGATGATTAGGGCCTAGCGCCTCAGCTTTAAGGTCCTGCCACTGCTTCACCagtgcttctgcttcttctaGATCCATGCTTCTTTTATGCAGCATAATGCCAGTCGCACTGGCCGAAGGAGAGGACTTCTCTGTGGACCAAATATTTTGCAGAGGCCCCACATTTGATGGGCAATGTTTGTCGCCTAGCCTAAGCACCATTAATAGCTTCCCAAGTGGATTCCAAAAATTCCTGCTAATAAAAGGAGTGTTTTTGGAGCTTGATGGCCAAGTCACAGTTGATGCAAAGGCTTCTGCTTCCCTTTTTGGGTGGGTGGTGGGCCATTTATATGCCACTTTAGTGTGCCCTAACTGCATACTCACCAGCTTAAATGTACCCAACAGAATACACCCCATGACGGCACTATATGTGAGCTTTCCTGCTATATCTCCTGTCTCGAACCAGCTTTTCCAAGCTTTACTATGAGGAAAACTAGGCTTTCTTTTAAGTTGTTGTGCAGGGCTGCCGTTACCACTCGACTTGTCCAAAGCCGATGGGATTTCCAAATTAGAAGGTGTCAGCTGCTTTACTGCTTCCGGTAGCTGTCTACTAAAATTTGAGGCCTGCTCCCTTGGTGCTTTATTGTGACGTAAAAGACTATATGAAGGCAATTGAGAGCTCGAAGAAGGGAAGGGCTTGGCACTTGCAAGTTTTTGCTTTGTGCCACTGAAAATCCGCTTTGGGGCACCAAAATAGTTGGCCTAAGATTGAAGGGGAAAACAGgagaaaatattcaaaattttcatccaaaggaCAGCAGGATTATAGTGTATCTGAGAGAACTCACCAAAGAAGGGGAGCAATCTCGTGTGTCGGGAAATACAGAAAGAACAGCATCCTTCAGCCAGATTTCCTGGTAAATTTCAGCAGGTCGTCTGGCATAAGAGAATTGCAATCTTAAGGCAAGCTCTCTGATCAGTCATGTTATGTTTATACTTCATAGAAATTCACCCAGATTTTCACATGCTAAACAATGCACCTTTTTTGCCTCAAAACCAGTTATAGGAAAAAACAAAGTCTAAGTGATCAAATTATATaaagcaaaacaaaataattgAACCGCTCACATTGTTCCATTGTAGTTAGTAATACTAGATGCTGGAAGAAGGTACAGTGAGTAGTGACTTGCACTGCTTTATTATGACCAAGGGACCATCAGTTACATAAGGAAATCAATATGGAATATCATAAAGTGTGATAATGCCTATACTTAGAGAAGCCTAAGAGGTTtcacaatataatataaagataGGACTTCAACATAAATAGGAATCGCAAacaccaaaaatttaaaaaaaggaaagatcTGAGCCcaggaattaaattttaactactTAAATATTGTAACATTAATTTTGGTGGGTCTCATCACCTCTCACCACTAATATTCAACAAACCTTAAAATTATTGTAACATTAAGTTTGGTGGGTCTGATCACGTCTCACCACTTATATTCAACAAATCTAACTGGCAACAGCTGACAGTGGGATATACATAAAGCAGCCACTCTGTTTTGGACTGAGAAGCTAGACAATAAAGGAAGGCTTGAATTTCAAGGAAAAAGATGGATTGGTAGACATTCACAGCTCAATGTGTctgtttgtatattttatttgcCCCTGTTTATTAAAGGACCAAATATTCAGATAGCTGTGCCAATCACTAGTAGAATCGTGTTTCTATTGGCCATTTTTTCCTATAAGAACAAACCCCTTCACCCATGCAAAATCCACAAactaatctttattttttctgtttaaaACCATAAGGAGTTGCTTGCATGAACTACCACTTAAATATGTATAGCTTTATAAATCAGGGGAGTTCAGATAGCAAAGCGATCTTTGCATAAAAAAACAAACTAGAAACTTATAACTTTGCCTTTTAGAAGGTAATAGCACATATCATGTAGCCTACCAGTGTACGATGGATAGATTCTTTGtccttttcctcttttcttttaacTAATCCAGAAATCTGTGAGTTGGAGTTTCCATTGACCTCAAGCTGCCGAAACTTTTCAAGAACCACTGCCCCATCCTCCTGAACAATAATAATTAGTACTTGAAATATATAAGGGCAGAACTATCAAAGAACTGGTAGGTTTTACGTTACCTGTCCAAGAAGAAACAAGCAGAAAGACtcttcaaatttcaagtccataCCATCCGATGCAATTAAACACTCGATGATGCTCTTTGCTTTTGATATCTGTATATGGTACcccaaaaaaattacaaacttaTGATACCGTAACTATGTGCATAAATGACTATAATAAGCTACAAAAACATACCATCTCTGTTTGCCGTGTTGAAAATCCATAGGAAATGTGGGCAAGCACTACCGTATAAAAGCAGTTGAAATCAACAATGCCACGTTGGTTCTGAGACTCCAacgattttttgtttttccgaATATTGGCTAAGGCATCCCAAGAAAGAAGATCAATTATTTCAGCAGCCATCAACTTGTTCATTGCCTGGTTCAAGAAACAAGGCCAGTCTTGAACTCTACAGGAGGATTCAACATCCAATCCCTGTCTAAGTAATTCACGCAAGGCTGCTATTGCCCCTCGCCTACGTTCAGCATTATCAGGTATATGAGGCATGCTTAGTAGCTCTAATGTGCAAGCAGGTGCAAGCTCTTCTAGTGATTCTTCTATCTGGAATCATCCAAAAACAGACAAACAGTTGGTTGGTGCCCGTACATACATCTTCACGTAAAAATCATCTATTCAAGATGTACCCTGGAAGAActgaattttgatatatataccTCTTGATAAGTGTGATCTTTTATGGAAATACCAGCACCTAATACAAGATGgctttgtattaaaaaaatattagatattgtTATTTCTGCAAGCATAAGGATATACATGCAAGTgattaagtttttgaaattcAGATTTTCCAGGGAGACATATGttaatagataattttgcagtGATAACTATGTAAAAGTATCTAgtttaaatatgaaaaaactAGATGAACATAGAGAAAGAATATTTGCCAGATATATGCCTGTGCAAGCAGGGGCATTTTCTCTAAAGAAATTTTGCTCCTTAGAAGATACTGAGCTCGAGCTAGAGCTTCAAACCCTTCTGATACTTTGCTCTTCTCAAAACCACTCTTTGCAATTGAGCACTgcaagaacaaaaaagaaatatatcagAAGttcaatcaaatttgaaaatacaaTTCTATCCACACTGATTAGGTACGTTTTCTTACTTCTGCTAGTGCCATGGAGAGAAGCAAGTCATGAACATACGGTTTGGAATCGGGAAGTTTTAGAGCTGCACGGCCAATTTCTAAcaccaatttctcttctccaaCCTGCACTTACATTCTCACCATGAATACTACAGATGTCATCTTAATAATACAGATACAAATTATCAATTCTGATGCTACAATTACTAAGGTGTGCTTCACAGCATTCCATTTGTCTAACATACTATGCATACATAATTAAGAGGTtctcaaatgaaaaaaattctCAAGATATTTGACACAAGTTATCGTTAAGAATGGTTTCTCCCTTCAAATATGCACAAATATATCTTACAGAGAAGCAGAATCTTAAAGGtgattcatttttttcttcttttccttttatcttTGGATGATAAAGCTTTCTATGAAATGTTACCTCTTGTAAAATGCATAGTGCACCAGGTAACCATGTCCAAGGAATACAAAGAGAAGATCTTGGTGGAACATTTTCCTTTATATTGCCAGCATACTCAGGTTCAAAGAGAAGTTTATCCCTCACATCCATCAACAGATCCTTTCAACCAGCAATGAGCAACAAATTGGCAACTTTCCTACAAAAGAAGAACATATAATGACCAAAAACTAGAATAATTTCCAAAGCTACCTGCCGGGACACCGACACCTCTGCTGTGTATCCATCTTCAATCCCCATATTTTTCAACTCCATTGCCGCTTTCACAATCTCATCCTTCTCAGCCTTTTCAGAAACGCCTAAAATCTGCAGgtttatttgaaaaagaatgTGGTCAATATATATAAGAGTGTGACACGAAAAGattgtaagaaaagaaaagatttacATATGGTTTTTTTGATGATTAACAATGACATTAAGCTTAACAAATATGCGATGGATaccagagagaaaaaaaaaggaatcaaGCATCACCACAATCACAAAGTTTACATTAGGCAACAGATTGAAAATCTTATTTATAGGATCCTTCACTTCAACTCAGTTAGGAACAAGCCAAAGAAGCAGCAAAGGTGcgtaaattcaaattaaatagcaTCCAGCTCACGGTGTCTATACATTTACGTAATGGCACTGatattagtaaactatgaactGTAATTAAAATGTGCTTATGATTCTTCCTTCTGACAGGATTATAGCCATTCCAATCACAGAGGTCGTCAAAAGGGATACAGATCCCGCAAACAATAATTTGTCGAAATAATTATAGCGACTAATTaactaaaaagtaattaaaccaaaccctaacctgaTAGCAAGTGACCGGAATCTCCAGAGTGGAGCAGATCCTCCCGGTTTCCGCCGCCGGCGCCTCCGACACCTTCGACCTCGCACGCCGAGAAACCTCCCGGAATCCGGAGCCGGGCTTCGTCCCCGTCACCTCCTTCCGATCTCCGCCGTGGCCCCTACCGGCGAGAGAGACCAATCCACGGCACACGGGCCTTCTCCGCCGCTCCTCGAGCACGCCATTGCCGAAGCTCCCGCGGTGCAACGAGGAGGAAACCACGAGGTGAGCCGACGCCATTGCCAATGCCGAAAACCCTAATCAGCTCGCCGCTACCATCCTTCTCTCGgccctctcctccctcgctcCCATGGCGGTGTGGCGGGGATGGGGTGAAGCGAGATCGATTAAAACAACGTCAGGAGGAGatgtagggttagggttagggtttcagaTTCCTCCATTGTCGGTTGTGGTTTCGGAGATTCGGGGGTGGGGAAAAGAGAAAGCGCCAGTGTCGGAGCAGAGAGAAGGGATTAGAATTtggaaaagagggagagagatagagcaAAATTAAGAGGGCgacgaaaaaaaggaaaaagggttaaaagagagagagagaagttacctaatgaaaagaaaaaatttcaaaagccACCCCTATAGTTCCacacttttttaatttaatattttataatttgaaatatattaatttagtatcatatattttatttttttattatttattttactaatttattttgtttaatcagtgacaaagttaaaatttaaggctacaaaagaaaatattcaataaacctcatttttatatataatttaataaaatattaacagagaatctgactaaaaaaaataaatgatttacactttaaatcaaaaggtactaaaataataaaatacgaAATTATaagagtggtatttaaagtttatcctacCGAAAATAAAGCGGATCCTATTTACCTTTTGTGTAAACAGTCTAAAAATATGTTGATTGGTAACCAAATTTTGGGCATGActtacttttttaatattttttaaaatcataattgaCATTTTTATGTTTGAAGAAATGAGTTTAGGGAAGGGATATTATTTAGGTTATTctctttaaaacaaaaaaattaaaacttttcatTAGGATTTCTTTTTCTAGGTGCCTGTGCATTAATAGAAAGATTCTTCACAATAccgataaaattataaatttaaaaaaaaagaaaaaaaaactagacATGCATATGAGAGTTCTTCCGATGGCCGTGGACTCCGCACCATGCAACACcatctccgccgccgctgccgccgccgatTCGTCCCTGCAGGGGCATATCAACCCCTCGACCCCTACGAACTGAGAGTTCTTCCAATGGCCGTGGATTGTGTTGAATACGACGCCATTTATGCAGGTGCAAGATGCGAGATCGCATGGTGCGGAGGTTGCAGAACGGTGACGCACGTCCTGGTAAATCAGTGCGGTGCCGTTTTCCAGATATGTATGATAcgtgggttcggattcggaatTTCGAGCTGTTCTCTGCAGCTCCGGTGAAGTGATAACATTAGGTAtctataaaaggaaaaaaaataaaaaaaaaaatttagcggTAGCATAAGTTGCAAGAGTGAGTATGCACCGTACGGGAACTAGTATCGAATGTCTCCTGCATGAAACACACCTCAGGTCTTGGACTCACCCTTTGGACCCAAATGTGCGCACTCCCAGAGTCCCAGTTCACTGGAACTCAGAACCGGAGTTCCGCAATGAGACGCGCACAAACAATTATGCCCACGCAAGCAATGCTGTGGCTTCCCAGCTGTGTACTTAACACGAAAAAGCACAAAAACACATGGGAACACGAACCCTTTCAATGTCCAGGAACATTAAGAGCTACACATCAACACATATCACATGGAATAAATTGCACATATCACtttaagtttcttttttttgataCCATCTCTCTCCATGCATTCCTGCTGGCTTCGATATCTGGGAGAATTCAACGAGTGGGAGTCATTTTTCCTGCACCTAATTTGGAATGACATAAATTGcaattcaatttaaatcaaGTAGGATGAAGTAAAAAAATAGTGCACCGGCTATCGACCTTGACTATGAAACTGTCTCACTccttgaaaatatttttccCTCGAAAAGATCATGAGTTGCATTTCATGAAAAGATCTAAACATTGGTGGGACAAATCAGTGGAAAAGATAAGTTGTCATCAGTACACAACAAATCCCTAACTTCGCAAATTTGGGTAACTCATAACTCACACCAACACTGCATGTTGTATTACCTCCTCTTAACAGCAGGCAGGCTGTGTTGAGGACTCGATATGGAGTTCAAACCTGTTGAAGAAAGTAAAAGCTGCAGTAAACTCAATTACGAATGATCCTGAAAAAGAGAGCGgtaaagaaaagggaaaaactGCATACTTCCTGTCATATTTCCTGTTCGCACATCATGTGTCTAGCATTCCATCAGGAATCACTAGAATAACTTCTAATAATCACTAAAAGAGGATGGAGATCGTAAATTCTTCGTATCCTATGTAAATccaaaatgattaaagagttgATATGATCGAAATTCTGTACAGTGCAGATTCAACTTGAAAAGGCATCAACAATataacccaaaaataaaaaaaaaaaaaaatctaatgaaaaaaagttaaaatgttTCGATAATGTTTGATCCAACATCAAATCCAAGACGAAAGAACTGAAATAAACACAGCTATTCACCGATCTCTTCCCCCGTGTTCTCTTGCAGCTCAGAAATGGATCAACAGATTCCCACACTTCCACCAAGATCAAAAACATAGGAAACCAAATAGCACTTTAGACTcctaattatatttaacagtaccTTGGAGGATGTAGGTGAAAGTCATCCTGCAGGAGCAAACGATTCAGAGGAggatcaatataaataaataaataaataaatgcagtAATAGCAGAAATGTAGAAGAGAATATGCACAAGCAGTATATATGGACTGAAATTTAGGGAACAATTTAGAAATCTTTACAACAAACTCAAATCCCGAAATCAATGCAGCAAGCGTCCAAAGAGACGGTGTCAAATGATTAGCGAGATAGGGAAAGCTTAAAACTTGAGGCATAATGTTATCAATAAGTGAATGTCTAATTCCTTCAGATGGTATGAAATAGTGGAGGTAGTAGGTAACAAGGATAAAACAACGAATATAATTTAAAGAGATATCAGAGAAGATTATTCTAAAGCTACCACCCAATTAATTACTCTTTCTTCATCATCAATTCCGATGCTTTCTATCACCTGGAATTTTTCCTCATCAAATCCGATGCTT harbors:
- the LOC109703721 gene encoding serine carboxypeptidase-like 34 — encoded protein: MSMLLCSFFFCLLFTSAPLAASRALNDVDVAVKILDEQEADRVEGLPGQPAVGFEHYAGYVTVNAAHGRAFFYWFFEAAQNHTHKPLVLWLNGGPGCSSIGYGAMEELGPFITQKNVSELKLNKESWNNEANILFVESPFNVGFSYTNTSTDVAHLLSDEATAIDNYNFLANWFKKFPQYKSHDFYIAGESYAGHYIPQLAEKIFDANKHISKEDYINFKGFMVGNGLMDDQTDQKGLAEYAWVNGIIPDWVYSDVLDYCNNFDNESDSHSVVCSLGMSEIYDCYNPINIYNIHSPVCTNNNSSTAANRRPPSKPGSNRSFFFKYRGPSNRPRAGVDPCDDSYTVAYLNRPDVQKALHANVTNIPYSWDLCNNDYPNWQVAPASVLPIIRKLVGGGIRIWVYSGVEDGRIPVSSTRYTMEKLNLTITQDWQPWYSNSQVGGSNIVYKGGLTHVTVRDAGHMVPMDSPTVARKLFAHFLANKQLPANPPN
- the LOC109703468 gene encoding plastid division protein CDP1, chloroplastic, whose amino-acid sequence is MASAHLVVSSSLHRGSFGNGVLEERRRRPVCRGLVSLAGRGHGGDRKEVTGTKPGSGFREVSRRARSKVSEAPAAETGRICSTLEIPVTCYQILGVSEKAEKDEIVKAAMELKNMGIEDGYTAEVSVSRQDLLMDVRDKLLFEPEYAGNIKENVPPRSSLCIPWTWLPGALCILQEVGEEKLVLEIGRAALKLPDSKPYVHDLLLSMALAECSIAKSGFEKSKVSEGFEALARAQYLLRSKISLEKMPLLAQIEESLEELAPACTLELLSMPHIPDNAERRRGAIAALRELLRQGLDVESSCRVQDWPCFLNQAMNKLMAAEIIDLLSWDALANIRKNKKSLESQNQRGIVDFNCFYTVVLAHISYGFSTRQTEMISKAKSIIECLIASDGMDLKFEESFCLFLLGQEDGAVVLEKFRQLEVNGNSNSQISGLVKRKEEKDKESIHRTLEIWLKDAVLSVFPDTRDCSPSLANYFGAPKRIFSGTKQKLASAKPFPSSSSQLPSYSLLRHNKAPREQASNFSRQLPEAVKQLTPSNLEIPSALDKSSGNGSPAQQLKRKPSFPHSKAWKSWFETGDIAGKLTYSAVMGCILLGTFKLVSMQLGHTKVAYKWPTTHPKREAEAFASTVTWPSSSKNTPFISRNFWNPLGKLLMVLRLGDKHCPSNVGPLQNIWSTEKSSPSASATGIMLHKRSMDLEEAEALVKQWQDLKAEALGPNHQVETLSGVLDESMLFKWQELANSAKAQNSFWKFVLLQLSILRAEILSDGGDCEMAEIEAVIEEAAELVEESQPKHPSYYSSYRVQYTLKRQVDSSWRFCGGVIQD